ATTTTTTTCCCGACGTAAAAGCAGGCGTCTTttgttttgattaaacacaaCATATAATGAATGATGACAACAATTATTAATAATTACTGTTGAGAAGCTGTCATGAAAGGATTTGGCCAAATTTAAGTAAAATATTGTCTCTAAATGATTACTCGATTATTAAATGGTTGTTGATTAATCGATTCATTTTGACAGCTCTTCACAATACAGACGAAATTAATTTTGGTTTCCTCTTTTGCCGTTTATTCTAAAGGAAAAACTTGCTGCAAGATTTTGGAGGGTCTATGGGAACTTTTATCCATTTATGCAGGAGAGCATAATGAAGATGAAGTCAAGTTAAGATGTTCCTTACCTGTTATGAATGAAACGCCTCGAACATCCACGCGGAGCTCAGAATCCATCTGCCTGTGCTGTGCCCTCCGATCAATTTCTGTAGATTTAAATATGGCCGTTAGATTACTTTTAGGAGCAAATTGCTTCCTTTGTAATTAAAGTGGATCTTCTAACTCTAATCAAGAAAGCACATCCTAAAATGCAATTCAGACCCAATCAATACATTCAGTGCCCCTCCCCTACGATAGCCCCATATTTAGTTGCTGCTCATCATAAATCATATTTGTGCCAATCAGCCAATGACATTCATTCCACTACTGTCATCCCTTTGTCCTGACCAGAGCAACTCGATCGTGTTGAAGATGGCATGAACCATATCAACCAAGACATGAAGGAAGCCGAGAAAAATTTAAAAGATTTAGGGAAATGCTGTGGGCTTTTCATATGTCCATGTAACAAGTAGGTACTGACAACGTGCCTCAAAGGTTGTCGCATATGTGGTGGCGTCcagtttttcctcttttttgatttttttaatttttaatttttgttcctAGTTTCTTTCGTCACAGTGAGTGTCTGAAGTTATTGTCTTCTCTCCTTTGTCTtctatctctctctcgctctctctctccctatCTCCTCGTGCTTCATTGTGTGGGGGATAAATGACTTGCGTTTAATCAGAACAACTGGAGCGCATCGAGGAGGGAATGGACCAAATCAATAAGGACATGAAGGATGCAGAAAAGAATTTGAACGATCTAGGGAAATTCTGTGGTCTTTGCTCCTGTCCATGTAACAAGTAGGtgctgcttgcctgcctgccttgcctgcctgcctttacAAAATTATCAATTCCTTCTTCATAAGAAACACTGAAACCGCTGGCATGAATTACGGCCGTCTACTAATAGTCTGCTCTGCTCCAGCTGCAAAAAGGCATCAGTGGCTTCCATATTCATACACACAGgaggccaatttccaagaccgtCCCAGACACATTCATATATGCAGTTAATTTAATATCACTAAGAGTCAGTCAAAACTCAAGATAATTCAACATAATTCAACATAATTCAGCATAATCCAACACGCATATGCatataccgtaaatttcggactataagtcgctactTTTtactcaaattttgaacccggaaTCACAAATTTtatctggtgcggcttatagtccagtgcggcttatagtccgaaaattaccgtACCTGTGAGGAGCCATTTGTCAGATGAGCAGGTTAGCTGCTTTTCAGAAGCAAAACCCCaaaagcaagatttttttttagtaactGCTAAACCAGAGTCAGAGTCCCCCATGGACATTTCAACTCAGTGACGTTGGTATCGAAATGCAGAGGACAGCGCTTGACGCTTCTCCTTATATGCATGATCTTTACCACTGCCACGCCACTCAACATTCACTAGATGCTCACCTTTtttgcaggcaaaaaaaaacatttttaacccCCTGTTAACAACCCACCCTACTACTACGACTACAATAACATGGAATGACTTGCGAGCATGACCCTTGGAATGCTCATGCATGCAACTCACACTAGCATTGCTGCACGTGATGATGCTAAGATTATGATCATgacattgatgatgatgatgtacaTTTATACAATACACCTTTATTTTTATAGCGCTTACACAAACACTTTCCCCGTAGTAAAGCGCAATacaaaaaaatcacatgaaTAATACAAGAGAAAATATATCACAAATAAAACATTGGCAATAATACAAACATAACTAAGTAAATTTGTGGTTTGTATAGAATATAAAAAGTGATACAGAGCTTGGGGAGGTAATTGGTTTGAAAGAGGATCACTAGCGGCGCTAGGGTTTTTCTTCTTGGGGAGTCCTGGGGGGGCTAAAGCTATCTCAGGGTGTCCGTAATATACCCCCCAAACAATTATATTCTTCCAAAAATACTGCTAAAGGTTCATGGCTTGATCTCAACACGGGATGAAaatgtagggggaaaaaaaatcactatatGAACAAAAATATCATAATGCCTGACTATTACACAGACAGAATCTTGAGAGCTATAATTGCTTCTACTCTACTGGAAAGAGTTTACAGGAGATTGTCTTTGGGAAATGATTGTTCATTCAACCAAAATAATGTTTGTGACATTAGAGATTTTGGTCAAGAGGACCCAGCTCTTCTGATGGGCTCAAAAGGTGTTTGTTGGGGTTGAAGTGGAGGTTCAAAAGTTCATTCATCCAAACTCATCCAACCATGCCTTTATAGAGTTTGCTTTGTGTGCTGGTGCACatgcaaactggaacaacaaaaataaggtTCTTCCTCAAACTGTTTCCAGAACTTCCTGAGATGTTCAAGTAAGAATTGAAATTCTAATGGGACCTAAAATTAACTAATTATGAGACAGGTCACAGTACGTTAGTTtatgaaatggaaaaatgttTTATCATGGTCAATAATATTCCTGAGATGTTCAAGTAAGAATTGAAATTCCGATGGGACCTAAAATTAACTAATTATGAGACAGGTCACAGTACTTTAGTtcataaaatggaaaaatattttatcatgggcaataatattacaagaaaaaaaaattaactaaaataCATTGAACACACCATAAGGAGGCAAATAAGACATAAAGTAAAAACAGACACTAAAAGCGACACCAACATTTATAGATCTGTATTTGTTCTGGAAAAGTTACCTGATGCTGGGTTGTTTTAATAATACGTTCAGATTCCGATTGTCTACATGCCATCGGTGATAAAATTGTGATTGGTGGCTAGCTCATTTTAATAGCTGGAGTTTTATTTTGCCACAGTGCTAATCCAATCAGCTCAGCTCAATTGCCGTGAATCTGATTTATAAACGCCCGTTAAGGGCATCCATTTGACAGTGGAGAAGAAGCCGGTGCATAAAATGAGAAGATGAAGAAAAGCAGACAGATGGGGAACAACAAGTACAAAAAGAAAGAGTGTGTCAGCAGGGATTGGCAGCTAAGCGAAGCCTTGACTCAGTCCAGTTCTATTAATAAAAGTCAAGTAGGAGGCTGAGCATTTTCCCTCCCGCTTACTGAAACAATACTTTTAAGATAACCAAGTCACTGAGGCTAAAATAATTAATATGCACAGTACTTGGCCAGATcccgcccaccacatcatttgaaGCAAATACAGAGTGCCTATTGTTTTTTGCGAACTATATTTGTTCTTTTTAATTTGGCCGAAAATCTTTACAGACATcgcaatttttcatttttattaaaaaatgacaatttaaGAGCTAGAATTATTGTGATGACCTTTTGTCTATTGAAGAGTAACAACAAATTTCCCACTGATGTCGCATCTTGTTAGCACAGCTCTATTTGTTGGGTACACACTTCCTTTTCGGTGAGCGTTGATATCGTTATCGCACCCCTCACTGGTAATTCAGCACAGCTTTTCCAAAAGCGATAGAACAGAAAACCGAGGTCGGATTGTGTCGGGGGGGTGTGAGTTCCACGAATAGTACACGGAACATCACGTGTTACTATGTTGACCTTCAATTTAtttgtttcttgtttttattttctagtCTGTTCTCCACATAACTGTCGTCCCTCCTCTAATGATGTGACGCTCTATGTTGTTTGTCTCCCAGGAGCTTGTCTCCTCTGTTATCTGTCACATTGGGACAATGAACTGTGGGACTGAAGGgagggattgtttttttttttttttaattgcaacaACATGGAGGTGCAATTAGAAAAAGGTTGCCGCTGTTAAAATGCATGCCGTAAAATACCAAACTGCAGACGACACTTGCTAGTTAGTATCACTCACCATTACTATTATGTAAACAAAAGCTTGCACCTTCCAAACCCTACCAATCCATGCTTGCTATGCTTTGCTTGACATAGTCTAGTCCACTATTGCATGAAATCAATTAATTTGATATTGATATATAAAACCACCCTCAAAGTCACGGCTCTCTATGTTGGTTGAATTAACGAATGGGAAGCCGGCCTGGTTGAGGGAGTTAATGGCGTGGTTTATTAGAATGTTTGGTAACTGTTCTTCTTCATCGCTTTTGGTGGCCAGGATGAAGAGTGGTGCCAGCAAGGCCTGGGGGAACAACCAGGACGGAGTGGTGGCAAGTCAGCCAGCCCGGGTTGTGGATGAGCGCGAACAGATGGCCATCAGTGGAGGCTTCATTCGCAGGTAAACATTTCAGAACATAGTTCGCATTTACTAGATGAATATTTATAGCGTGTATTTGATAACGAGGTGATCTTAAGCAGGAGGGTACCAAAATTTCAGATCACATATAcgtccatttttttgttttcagggtAACAGATGATGCCCGGGAAAACGAGATGGACGAGAACCTGGAGCAGGTGGGTGGTATCATTGGAAACTTGCGCCACATGGCTGTGGACATGGGCAACGAGATCGACACTCAGAACCGCCAGATCGACAGGATCATGGATAAGGTAAAGAAAACACACTGGAGGAAAACACGTTTTACCCAATTACTTGGATATCATCAAATATGATCCATAATAATGAAATCTGTTTCTATACATTTTCTAATCTTAGCCATTACCTCCGAtatcattaccgtatttttcggactatgagGCATACTTAAAATTCTTGACTTTTctcaaaaaaaaacagagccaCTAATAATCAGGTGTTTCTTATGTATGGATGTTGAATtgaagttaaataaagtttgactGATTGGCTGTACTGGTTTGCCCCCCTGAATGTGCAGTAATGCACCCCATATTGAGGAATTTCAGAAAATAAACTTATAATATAAGGACATATAATAAAAGTACACATGATAATATAATATATCAAATgtaaaattataaaagtataTAGTGTTTAGAAATATATGTTATATATAAGTAAATATAATTATAAGAGTATACCTTATAACCCGGTGCACCTTAtggtctgaaaaatacggtaactcaCACAAGCCTACCTTTATCGATCTTGATTCGCGTACTGTGCTCTTTACACTCACCCAGGCTGATTCCAACAAGACCAGGATCGATGAGGCCAACCAAAGGGCCACAAAGATGCTGGGCAGTGGCTAAACACcctgtcccccccccacccagcaTGACCCGTCCCCGGTGTACGGCGCCGCACGTCATCAGACGCCGGACATGCTTTCAATATGATATTGACCTTCTCGGtttgcacacatgcacatatcACCTCCCCCTCCCCATTGTAAATGTCGTTCTGTGTGTCGTTTGTCGAGCTTTTTCAAGATGATTGTCCTCGTAAAATGATCATTTCTTATACTCCGTACATCGTTCTTTCCAAAGGTTGTATATAGTGCTGAGTTAATGGCGCTCTGGCTCACCTGTGAAGTTTTTATTCtctagaaatatatatatatatatatatatatatatatatatatatatatatgaatgcgATACTGTTTGTTctgatttttccttttttttttttcagtatctCAGTATTGTCGAAGTGAAGCGGTTTCATGAAGGCTATTGTGATGCTCCTTATTTTCGTGTTTTGTCACACAGTAAAAGGGAGACCGATGGCAAGTCACGATTAACAGCTCTTAACAATCATAAAAGGAAGTCGCTGGTCCATTGTCCATCATTGCAATCATACTGAGTTTACTGTTTAGACAATGTGCAACTAGATTCTCTGTAGCTGTATTAGGCATTTGCATTCCAAGTGATGTGAATTGTGCGTTCTCTGCATGACAAATGGTAGATTTTAGTCTTCTAAATAAAACctgtctgaaaaaaaatatctataaaAAATGATAACACGGCAGTAGCGACTTGACAAAAACGCATGCTCAGTATTAGGACACAGTTGATCGTTCCATTCTTCCCTGCAAGTTTGCAATAGTGCCACTTTTTTCTGTCTTGATATATTTACCGACTGTGACCATCTTGttgtaaaataatgcaaaaggGAACAAAAAAGTGAGACGAGGATGACAAAACAAAGATCTGTGGTcgtattgcaaaaaaaataaataaaaagacctGTTTTCTAAACGATTATGCAGTTTCGTGATGAGGATGTTGATAAAGTGTTGAAAGAGGAGGACTGGTTGTGTACTGTAACATAGGTTTTGGatgctctgaaaaaaaaaaacaaataaacgtTTGCAATGTAAAGCAAAGGCGCATATTTCTGAGAGACCTTACTTTTATAAAAAGACTGTACCTGTAAGTTTATTCTCCCGTGTGGTTTGTTattggtaaaaaaataataataatgttcatGATAACTATACACTgaatcaaaaaagaaaacaaaagggtTTTTGTTGCTTCTGTACTTTTAGAGCTATGCATACCAAATCTCCGAAATGTCCCTTAGAGTAAGGTGATAAAATACCCAAACCTGAATGACACAATAGATTCAACTGTGAGATTGATGTCCTCAACGCatgttatattaaaaaaaaaaataaactcccTCTCTGTATCTTGTCAGTGTGTAAAGTGGTGGACATTTTGTAGCTAGCTGAATTGATTAAAAGTAATCAACCCTGCTTGTACCTGTCTTTGTCTTTATTGCTTTTAAATGACACTATCGCTATTCAGTTCTTAAAATCAGTACTACtacataaatattttttcttatttaaaaaatatatatattatggacGTGAGACTAAAAGATGATTTCAAGTGGGTCATCGCACTGTTTGTGTGAGGATAAAGTGTGAGTGGGAAAATAACACCTCATTCCACTGGAGGGAGGACAagcatagacaaaaaaaaaaaaaagtcagacgaTAAAACAATAGAAGATTCAAGAATGCTCGTATAAATCCTGTAATAAGGTACAAGCAAACACACTCCAATGTTCAATATCTGAATAGACAAATATGGGAATATACAAGATTTATAAATTTCCAGGGAGAAAATATTCTAAAATTAGCATCATAAGGAGCTTCTTAGGATAACTTAGTGGTGCTGGTAAGCATGACTCCCTCTCAATcaggatttttttgtttatctTGAATCAACGGAAAATAAGgacggtcaaatatttttttctaaatggcCTATTAAGTGCTTACTGTCTTCTAATCGGGAGGTGCTGGAGTTTCATATTCTCCAAAACGCCGCACTTAAAAGGGCAATTGCAAGAGTGCTGGTCGTCAGATGATGGAAGCTCGTGAGCTTTCCAAAGTGAGAtcacaaaaaaaagcagcacgGCCACAATGGCGGACTGTAGGCAAGGCGGTAAGGGTGGGGCTGCCCTGGGGAACCACGTCAATCTCTCACCCTCGCACCAACGCCGCAGCTGCTTATCACACAAGCGATGTGACGCAGGAACTACACTACTGACATGTTCTGTTTTCACAACCAGAGTTTGGATTGTTTATTGGAGTGGTGGTGAGGTGACACTTGGGGGGGGGATGGGAAGCAGATGTGACGGGGAAATGGCTCACAGGGTGACTTGCAAGCGTTTCCTTCTAATGATTGCGGCCTCAGCCGAATGAAAGTGAAAATCTCAAGAGGGATTCTGAGGTGACCGGTTGTCACTCTAGATACCGCTTCTGCATCCTCAGAGGCATGAAATGACCTCTACTGTCAAGACAGGATGTGAAGGGTCATTGTTCATCATTGGGGGAAGATGGTGAAATGCTGACACTTCCTGGCAGTGAAGGTGAACTACAACTAAAACCATTTCTCACttcaaaaataaacataaatgtGTATATTGTGTGATATTTTCTATGGCAATCGATTATATAATATACATTTATAtcaatattaatttatttacccTATAATCCaaaatgctgattttttttaacttccttTTGACCAAAACATGGTAAAAGAGAAGAAGCCATTTTAAATtccgcaaataaataaataaactcgtAATAtagatttgttatttttttaattctaatcTCCAAATACTTTTTCATTGTTGAGATTACAACATTATGATTCATGGATATTTTCAGTCATGCATAACAATGGTACGTATATATTTGTTGATTAAATTATTTACTCTGACAGCATAATTGCAAAATGTTCCACAATTAACTAAACTATCTCAAAACAACTATAGATAAATACTTACAGCAAAGCAATTTAGAACCTGGTTGCTGATCTCAGTTGGGTTTTTCCTTCTCCATTTTTCCTCTTTGATTGAAATCTTGTTTTTAATTGCCAGTCTTATATTTCGACCTAAagtgatttggaaaaaaaaaaccctgcaaaGGCACATCTGTCTCCAGTAGTCTCTTTAAGTGCATTTCTGTCACTTCCAAGATTATCATTTATAGATCCAATGCACTCCGCAACAGATCAAGTGGAACACTCACAAACAATGAAGGGGCTTAAGCTTTCGTGGCTTCTTCGTAGTGTCTCACGGAGAACTTGAAACCATGATTATGAAGGCGGTCAATGAGACTGGTTTTGTGGAAGGCACTTCCTGGTGTGTACACTCCTCCCCTGTTGAGTCGGACACAAAAATTGCAGAGAAGACATCAGAGGGGTATTTTTCAGAAGATGAGATAACGTCGTGTGAAGGAGCTATAACTGACCTTCTGGGAAGGGAGTATTTTTCTTTCAGCACTGTTACTGCTGCCTGTACCATAGCAATCACTGTGGCCACATAACCaggttctaaaaaaaaatgaaatcaatgaATGCTGAGACAATCAGACGCAAGTGCAATTACCGTTCGCTACAAACAAAAAATGGTTTTCAATCATCAAATAACGAGTGAGATTCAAACCCGCCACCAAAGATTCCGCCATTTTGTTATATCACTTAGAACCTGCCGGGAATGGAGGAACCAAGTGCTGCACGCCTACCTGCTCCCATGATCTCAGTGCAGATCTTAGCGTTGGGTGGTCCCTGGGAAGGATCTGTACCCTCGGAGTATCCCTCTCCGAAAAATGTCATGTTGAAGCAGGTGTCTTCAATCTGGTGAGAGCCCAACATGAGAGACGAAATACAAGCGACTCAACTAGATCAATTTACATTGCACAACCGGATTTAAAATCTATATTACAAAtatcatataaatattttaaatccaaactaCCAACAATGATCTTAACACTAGCGTTTTCTTCATTTGGTGCGTTTGGACTCACAACTATATTAACTAACATAGAAGAAGCATACATATCAATAAACTAATTTAATTAGAGCGTTGATAAATTCAAGTCTTACCTGTTTAATTGTTGGACCGGCCTTACTGAACATTCCAAAGGAAAAAAACCTTGGAAACTTTGGAAAAGGGCAAAACACCAAACATCAACATAAAGTACCGTCCACAAATTGTCCTGCTGGGTGATGACGCAATGATGTCTGTACCATGGTGAGAAGTTTCCTGCCCAGGCGGAATTTGACCATGACCCAGAAGAGCAGTCCGCCGCAAAGGAGCTTGGCAACCGAGCAGAAACCACCTATCCCGACATATGCACAATATTGGATCTGTCGGGGGAGGATGGTGAGGGAttggaaggaagaaaaaaatataaaagggCGATTGGTCAAGCCATTTGGTCAAGCTTGGGATTCTGGTTTTCTCCCGGGTGGTCCAGATTTATCTCCAAAGCTATACACACTAATGATTCGACGAATCATCCAGTGACTCACTTTGTGAGATTGCATGGCACTCTACAGAGTGATGATGACTCACTCCAGGTGACTTATATCATATTTCCAGCATGGTAGATGATAAACCAAAATAATCCAGTAACAGTAAAAACGAAAATCCTGCGCTCCCTCTCAAGTaaaatcagttaaaaaatgaaAGGCAGTCATATTACCAATACCTACTAAAAATCCAAGATATTACTGACCAGACCATTAATTAAATTTGTGCATTTTCTGCACGTCAGTTTGAAATAATGTTTTTAATAAAAGGAtgcaaattaaaaatgtttctcAAACCCCTTTCATCAAAAAAGTGAGTGACAGATTACTCAAttatcaaataaatattttttgcagCCCTAAATACATTTTTTCTAAAGCTTTAATGTCTTCAGTGTTCACATGAATAAAAAAAGGGAGTattctttatttattctttttccaTCATAGCAACTTGAATGCAGCAATACCCAAGGCACGTTCAAGCGCAAGATTCTTCATAACATGTCGCTTATTTGCTGCCTCATGTAATGCACGCCAAATCATTGATTAGAATGAAATGTCATTTCATTCACATTCCAACTGCAGTTGCGGTAATGACAACATTTGGCAAATAGTCTCCGAAAAGGAATACCATTTGATACAATCCCAATATTGCACAATTTATGCAAATGCCTACTGTATTTCTATTCCTCAATCATGATAACAAGTTTGCAAATTCTAGCCATCAAAAATCATGGATGAGAATTGACATGAACACTTACAGGTGACCGACATTCCTCCCGGTAAAGGAAACGCTGTGTTCTCTTCACGACAGACGGGTCCGAACCCATAAAAGGGATGGCGTACTGCATTATCTCTTTGCTATAAAACACAAAAcctctacacacacacagacacacacaggatTAGTGTACTCATTCCTAAACACATCATGTCATACAGTAAACATATCTGGGGTTTTACATGAAACCTCAAAATAAACACGTCAGTTTCTTTCATAAACACGTTTAAGCATATCATTTACCTCGGGCGAACTTTGGTTCCTACGACAGGAAGCGGcttgtggtcaaacttcttcctcAGCCGGCGAAGGGAGCTACTATCCGCAAAGCCGTGCACAGCCGACTGCCAAGTGGCATCATGACCGCACGAGCCCTGAAAAGGTAAACAGCACTTGAGCTTTTCTATTTGGACAACATTTCTATCCTCAAAGATTTAATTGACAGATTTATTGCTCTATATTGGtgctttgaaatttgaaaaagttttgaccttttattcactgcttaaaGATGCTAGGCAAAGCTATTCCACTATACTTCAAGCAAATTCATTTTTTCCTTGACTATTGAGGACAATTTAATGAAGATTACCTCAGGCCCACTGCTTATTGTTAGGAAGCTCTCCACTGCTGTCAGCGTCCCTTAAATCAAGACAGTAAACAATGATttaataaacaataataatttattttgcatCATCAAGTTTGTTTAAAAAGAGTTACttgtattaccgtattttccggactataaggcgcacctaacaacctcaaattttctcaaaagccgacagtgcgccttatagtccggtgcgccttatatatggaccaaattcctaaatttaaactggcccaaagcattgtgtcatgaaatcaatcataagtggcccgctgaagactatgaatcatgaatcaaaaagactatggatcattattttgtgattagaaagtaatttgttgcatctgaagttaaaataaaaaagttaaaatggagaatgatttgatttggattaaaaatctgacatgatgcattaatggtgcgccttatagtccggtgccccTTATATAAGaacaaagttttcaaatgggccattcattgaaggtgcgccttatagtccggtgcgccttatagtcaggaaaatacggtaattattttTGCACTTTTGGGACTTCTGTGGGTCCACTGTACCAAACATGTCATAAAAAACAGTCTAACCTTTAAAGTGGCTCTGAGTATAGAGAATACCCAAGTCTGCTGGTATGGAGTCAAAGCCGCAGCTACCAATTACATACACCCCTTTGGCCAAGGCCTTATTGTGGTACTCCAACTGCATGCGCTCcagaaactacaaaaaaaaattaagacacAGTACCATTTGTGTGAGTGTTGGCCTCTCTGTGTTCACATAATGAGACAAATAAATGTTCCGTTTACCTGAGGCTCTCCACAGATGTCAATGTAGTGAGCTCCATTCTCCACGCATGCAGCGACCACCGGCTCGCCATAAAACCTGTACTGAAACAATGACACAGACAACATTAGTGCATCGATCCAAATTTCAACAGTTTGTTTTGATTCATTTCTCAACAACAGCAGCATTTAATACTTACCGGGCCCACACAGTTGAGAATAACCAGAGCCTGTTGGCACATGACGGCTAGAGATTCTTTGCTGGATACATCTGCTATGATGATGTCAACGTCTGTGCTCAACT
This genomic stretch from Syngnathus scovelli strain Florida chromosome 20, RoL_Ssco_1.2, whole genome shotgun sequence harbors:
- the snap25a gene encoding synaptosomal-associated protein 25-A isoform X2; the protein is MADDADMRNELSDMQQRADQLADESLESTRRMLQLVEESKDAGIRTLVMLDEQGEQLDRVEDGMNHINQDMKEAEKNLKDLGKCCGLFICPCNKMKSGASKAWGNNQDGVVASQPARVVDEREQMAISGGFIRRVTDDARENEMDENLEQVGGIIGNLRHMAVDMGNEIDTQNRQIDRIMDKADSNKTRIDEANQRATKMLGSG
- the snap25a gene encoding synaptosomal-associated protein 25-A isoform X1 — encoded protein: MADDADMRNELSDMQQRADQLADESLESTRRMLQLVEESKDAGIRTLVMLDEQGEQLERIEEGMDQINKDMKDAEKNLNDLGKFCGLCSCPCNKMKSGASKAWGNNQDGVVASQPARVVDEREQMAISGGFIRRVTDDARENEMDENLEQVGGIIGNLRHMAVDMGNEIDTQNRQIDRIMDKADSNKTRIDEANQRATKMLGSG
- the LOC125989750 gene encoding saccharopine dehydrogenase-like oxidoreductase, which encodes MILHTHKMEVVTSSRPYHIVVFGASGFTGKFVVEEVARYAADSTPDNRLKWAVAGRSEQRLKGMLEQVANRLAMPELSTDVDIIIADVSSKESLAVMCQQALVILNCVGPYRFYGEPVVAACVENGAHYIDICGEPQFLERMQLEYHNKALAKGVYVIGSCGFDSIPADLGILYTQSHFKGTLTAVESFLTISSGPEGSCGHDATWQSAVHGFADSSSLRRLRKKFDHKPLPVVGTKVRPRGFVFYSKEIMQYAIPFMGSDPSVVKRTQRFLYREECRSPIQYCAYVGIGGFCSVAKLLCGGLLFWVMVKFRLGRKLLTMFPRFFSFGMFSKAGPTIKQIEDTCFNMTFFGEGYSEGTDPSQGPPNAKICTEIMGAEPGYVATVIAMVQAAVTVLKEKYSLPRRGGVYTPGSAFHKTSLIDRLHNHGFKFSVRHYEEATKA